TATTGGGCATTTGAAGACTACATATCTAAGATCAGGTAAGTGGATTCTCCGTGCCTATGTGACTGACCCTCAGTCAAACCTTGGACACAATTATTTGGTAATCTTCTGTGATTGTCAATATTCCATACTTGTTATCAGATAATACTTCTGGGAGATTAAGTGTTGCCTGTGTGATTCCACTCAAGAGGACAAGTGGAAGCTCATACTTGGTTCTCCCAGAAACTAACCTATACATTCTTTTCCTTCTACAATATAATCCGTATTTTTGTGAAACAAGTTCACTGTGTACTGGTTACCAACTTGCCTGGTTCCAGTGAGACAGAACACACGTACACACAAGTTACATGAAGCAAGCAGCAAAGGACAACAGAAGGCTAGGATTTATTGAAAGCTGGGCTTCCAAAGTTCAGGAAAGATGCTCAGACTGAATGGGATCTCATCGGCATATGCCTCACTTGCACTGCAGCTGAGGGAACCCAGAGAGCAGCCTATCCTGGTTTTGTACACTGGGGTGACAAGAATTGCTGGGCCAAAGTCTTGAAGGACAACCTGTTTCTAAAGTGAAGGAGGCATTGGCCAAAGCAACACAGGCTCTGTTCCAGCTGCCTCCCCTATCTCAGAATGTTGCATTTTCAGTAGATTCTAGAGTTATTTTTGAGCATTACACATGAGGAAGGAGGGACAACTGGATTGCTCGAAGGCTACCTGGAAAACTGTCCTGCAATCTTTAGTTGTAATAAACTATAACCATAAGCATAATagcttttctgagttctgtgactTCTAGTGAATCATTGAAACTGATGTGGGACCTCTGATACAAGTACTAAGTTCTAAAAGTGTcctgaagtgttttttaaaataagatttcaaacttctttctttgtatattatgtaaaatatctaaaaatataccAGACagttatacaatattttaacataaaatattaggTAAACATTTAGTTTATTCTAAAAATGTCTATATAAAccagaaagcaaaagaaatactTATAAACTCAGCACTGAAATTGATTGAAAAGCAAAGAATCCTGAATATTGCCAAAACTGGAAATTCTCTCTGATCATCTTCACTATCTTGCTTCCCTGACAGTGGCAGCTACTTTTCTGCATTATTCCCtagatttcaattttaaaaataatttaatctatattcctaaaactatttttttaataaatatacttttaaaaatttttgaacaCTGTAAATATGATACCACAATATTTGTCATCTATAGtgcttatgtttttctttaatactgTGTTTCTAACGTTCTCTCATGTTCATACGTATTTCTTCACTCTGTAATTTCACaatttgtaatattctttatcttTGCTGTGTCATAATTCAATTGCATACTACCTAATTTTATAACCCATGTTACtattaatgttattttacttttcactAAGCACACATGTACAAGAGTCTACATTGATTAGATATAGGGTATACATAGTTCAACTTTAAAATAtagcaaattattttctaaatttcttgtTCATAGCTACACTCtcaacaacagaaaataacacCTGAGATTACTTTTACTTggtaatacatttttcttttctttctttttttttttttttaattttattttgagacagagcctcgctttgtggcccaagctggagtgcagtggcgccatctcggctcactgcaagctccacctcccgggttcacgccattctcttgcctcagcctcccgagtagctgggactacagatacccgccatcacacctggctaattttttgtatttttagtagagacggagtttcactgtagccaggatggtctcgatctcctgacgtagtgatccgcccgcctcggcctcccaaagtgctgggattacaagcatgagccaccacgcctggccacttgCTAATGCTTTTTATACtctgaaatttaatattttctgccAATATAATGGAGgtgatatttttaatctttattggCATAAAGATGGAAAAATCCCATTTGTAATcgtaaattatttaaaacaaaagttcaagcaactaaaataataacattttagcCATTAAATTGGATGCACAAGAAGGCCATGACATTAAAGGTTATCCACTACTTTTGAAAGCATTGTCATTTCAACATTTTGCCTGGAAATTTACAGTGTTGATTCTGCCCCCTTTTGAGACAGATTAACCATTCAAAGTGAATGCCCAATAAACctcattattcataatattagAGGCATTTTAGCTTGAATTCCAAGAATATATAGAGCAATTATTATTGAAAGGTTAAATATCATAGAAAACTGAACATATGATAAATAAATTAAGACTCCTCTAGAACTTTTTTTACTTTACTGTAACAAATCCCTCTGGAAGTTGTGAATTATTCCATTTTGCATTAGGGAAATAAAGAGTTCAGCATTAGAATGCTTTTTAACTATGTTTTTATTCAGTCTCAAGGGAAATCAATAGATATTCCAACTATTTAATATatcacatatttttattcttctctattAAAAGACCCACATGTATATTTCAGCAACAAAATGACTATAAGAtcaatttttcttcattcttcgtTGCAATTTATCATATGCATTTTTCTTAGTAACACAGAAAAACTTATTAGAGTAAAATATTAGGATCCTGAAGTCAATCCTTATATAAATGACTTCCACAAACATGCTTCCATTCTAAGAAGTAATAAAATATGAATCCAATCATTTATAAAACtaactttaataatattttacacATCAAAAATGAGTTAAatctattaattattttattgattactcaaaaatatttattgaatgcctgctATGTGGCAGACACTAATTAACCTAGTCAATAATTGCAAAGATTTGTGCTCTAAAATAGGTTATTGGAAAGGTCAAGAAGAGAAAGATGTAATAACTGAAATTTATAGATTCTATTATATCTTGTGAAGGTAATTAAATAGGTTTTTGTAATTAAGAACTTGAACTTCATTCAATCTTCGACCTtgaggttttgtttcattttgttttatttaacgTTAGCTATAGAAAGCACAACAATCTTATAAAATCAAGATGTGGAAATACAAGTCAACAAAACAGTGTCATCTTTATCATGCAACTGGACgactaacaaagatatttactTTCTTTGAAAAGTATCCATTCAAACatcttttttacatttcttctccttcttcttcttatttctattcttattcttcttcttcttcctctttgtccttcttctccttctgttTCTCCTTCTTCTTGCTTGTAGATGAGTAAGTGACACGTGAAAATCTAGACCTTACTCTACATCTTATAAACTGCAATGTTCTCTTGATCAGTACACAATTTATACCCAGTCAAGACAGTACAATTGTCAAAACACTAATCTCTTATGCACTTTCCCTGAGAGTCAATACCTTTATTACTTTATGAGATAATTAGaaggaaacaaatataaataaaggcATAAATACATAGAAGGGTGTAAATATGTAAATCCTCAGAGAtattattatgttaaaataataaaacaagtccACTGGATTTAGCTAAAACCAGGTTACCAATTACATTGAAGAGAAAATTCAGTGATAAAGATACGGTACAGATGCAGGGATCTCAAACTTTGTGGTATCTCTACCCAAAGATATAGTCCCTtcctcttggaaaaaaaaatcctaaaaagcTGACCATTTTAccctttaaaatgtttacatttatataatgcAATTTAATGCATTATAACAGAAATACCAAGAACATTAGTTATTATCAAGGCAATTTGCCCAACTAGTCTAGATCTGTCTGGACATTTTACACTTTTTATCACTGTAGTAGCCTATGTTGTTTtgcagttgttgttgttgttgttgttgtttatgttCCCTGTATTGTAATTAGAGGAGACATCAGTAGTAAAATAGTATTTTCTGTGCCTCGGAATATTATACCCCCATTAAAAAATGACCCCTTAAGATATTTCCCTAAGTCTGAAAAAATCACAGAGGTCAAGACTGTTCAATTAATTATTATGGTGAAGGAGTTAAAGGCAAGCACCATACCACATAGTTTGGATTAAGGACTAGAATTTGGAGAAAGTTTATAAACCAGACATTTTCAAAAGAGGAAACATATAACCCTTATATCCTCATTGTTGCATAGCGATATGGACAAACTGCTGGATATATGGTGGGTTTGTATTCCAGAAGACAACCTTGTCTCCATTGCTTAATGTGTTTATGAAGTCAGTATTTGTGTGTGGCCTAAATGGACGATGAATATTACAAACTCAGATGCCAAAATCTGAATATGGGTTGGGGTTTAGGAGAGTGCTGTTAATTTTTGGTTTCCCAGAATCTGAATCCTTGGAACTCAGGGGAAGACTCAAACCTCTGGTGGATAATGATATGGGTAGAATAAAAGTTACTGGTTTTCTAGCCAACTCTGCAATGACTTTTGGAATAATAGGAAATTCTTCCTGCTTACAGTTATTGTAGATATTTATAAAAGTTGAATGATtctgagaatataaaataatacaggcCTCTATTAATTCAAAGCCTTTATAGTTTAATGGAAAATTCATGTACCTGTTTTAAGATTCCCACTGGTCACACAAGCTTTGTTATCTGTTAGGAAATACAATTACATATATTACTATTCCATCAGGTTCAAagattatacatttatatgtcttaaaaataaactgaatgtTTAATTCATTCAAGACTTCCTTTATGAaagatcatttattttatatgaatataaaatgatacatatatgattatatatatcaTAATCCAGATATGAGTCAAAGGAGAATAAgacaaatcatttttaaagtttttgggtTTGGAAGTAATGTTACCTAACTGAGATGGCAATGTTATTATTTGTGGGTAAATTCTTTAATCTATGGTAAGATGTAAACTTAGCTGTCAAAAGTTATAAGAAAATTACAATCAGATTACTACGTTTGTGTGTGTTAACAAGGAATTTGTGTATATCTGgcattatttgtgtgtgtattatttagtataatttgttttataatattaagAGTCTTGTTACCCTCTCGTCAtatgtataatttaatttaaacttGAAATTTAAGTTTGAAATCTAAGTTATTAGTATTGCATTATTTGAAAGTTCTTAAGTTTAGTTCTACTTATaagtataatttattaattatatgcatgatttgttttatttcttttcattaatttgaagcattcaaaataaaaaatggcatAAAATATAAAACGTATACCTTCCATTTAAACtatttgaagatttttaattAACTACTTTCGTAAACGAGATCAATCCTTATGCAAAGGCTCCTCAGAAGTGATTGTTAAAATCTACTAAGTATATGTAGAAAATAAGCCTTAAATATCAAATTAACAGTTTCAAGATTTTACAATGTGCCATCTTAATAACTGAAGAGACTTTGAATAGACTTTTGTGTAAACAGTACCACCTTTCCTCAGCTAAAATATGGGAGAAATAATTATGACCACCTCAGCAAGTGATGTAGaacatttattaagaatttaaatataaaaccatcATATGATGCTTAAGGTATTATGAATTCCCTATACAAGTAGGCTCCCTTTCATATGGACCCCAAGTGTGGTTTATTTTGCTATCTTGAAAATTTAGATCTAGAAAATGTGAACTTTCATCCACTTGTAGAATCAGAATcacaaataataatttcaaaaaaaccacacgactttaaaattttttaaagaaattagatTTTCTTATTCATTATCCTATTTGCTTAGGATAtagtatttctttaaacattgtAGAATGGATACTAGCAAGTTTCCCTTTCTTATTACTTATAATGAGAAATAGGGCTAGATTGGAAGTTAAACATATAGAcaaaggaacacacacacacagtgacaaAGGGGTTAGGGGATGTTAAACAAAATTTATGGGAGGCCATTTTTTTTGAACTGATCTCCTAAATGCCAGGTAATCAAACTAAACTTGAAACAGTCCTGTTTTCCAAATACACAGGAGATTTCAACCGAGTCAGCCTAAAACGGACCACCActccaagctaatttttatatttttagtggagatggggtttcactatgttggccaggctggtctcaaactcctgacctcatgatccacccgccttggcctcccaaagtgctgggattacaggcatgagccaccgcgcctggccccaagcTGCTTTTTGTTCCCTATTTCTGCTTTCTCCAATCCTTTTCTGTCTGTAAAGCCAAGCTCCTCTTGCTCAGCTCAATGGATCTCTTATCCTATTTTATGGAAGTAGATGCTACCCAATTCTAGAGTTGCAAATAAACACcaattctatatttaaaatcatttgtgGTAATTTTGCCTTTTGATAGGGAAGAATAATAATTTGGTGTTAGGCTATGCATCCAATTGGAATAAGCTAAAACTACAGAGAAAGAAGCAATGTAAATGGTCAATACATAACATTTTCACTGACTTTAAATGGGACTTTAAAATTACATAGACGTCAGAAATCACTTTATGATACAAGTGCTAAataatctcactctgtcatccaggttggagtgcagcggcctgatcatggctcactgcaacctcctcctcagGGCGTTAAAGCGATTccggtgcctcagcctcctaagtagctgggattacaggcatgcgccaccagtcgcggctaatttttttgtatttttaatagagtcagggttttgccatgtttgccaggctggtctcaaactcttggcatCAACTGATCCGCctaccgtggcctcccaaaaggttgggattacagatgtgagccacaacCCCCAGCCTGGGTTTAACTTTCTTCTGAGACTTAAGTTCCTGCCTTTAGAGAATTGACTTCTCAATTAATCTTGGGTGACCCCAGGTCACCCAATCTccttgaaggaaaacaaaataaaaatgcagcttCATGTATTTAATCAGgttaaatcttaaaatttttccaGTGGATAGTTCAACTTTACACTGcactctaaaaataaagtttcttttttatattttttcacctACAAGTGAGAATCccagtttaaaaaggaaataatagactACTTTGGTAAAACTCTGCATGGGAAAGAAGTTATAAAGATTTATTCACTTCAGTGGACAGGTACTTTTTCTGCTACATAGCATTAATTTGATAATGTACTTTGTAACTAAAATATTTGGAttactttaaaacattaaatatcatTCTTTAGGATATAATAGATGTCAAAATATATGTTACTTGAATAGATTACTATTATTGCAGCAGGGGGCAATGTATAAATTTTGGAATTAAGGGCATAGAATTGTTttaaaggcaagaaaataaatgtattttagttAACTCACATACCTGCAAAGAACATAGGAGTGATTTTAGCAGTAATGTGCTCGTCTTTTGGATTTGAATGGAGGTTGGTATAGAAACAATAGTACAATTTATGCACATTTACAGAAACTGAAGTATGTAGAGTTAGACCAGAAATTTGAGAGACTTACAACCCAAATTCAATAGAGACCATTGTTTATTAAATTCACATGTTCATCAATTTGTCTTCTAATCATCCTTCCGTCACTTTAATTACTATGCCATATTATCCCAGGTTTTTCCATATGTGAATATCCTTattaacatttctgtttttttctataaACTTTCAAAGGGAGAAACATTTTCATCTCATACAAAGTTTgcacaaaatatatttctcataAATGACCAGAAAAAATTATACCTCACTGACTGAATTCATCCTCTTGGGATTAGCAGACACACTGGAGCTTCAGAttatcctttttctgttttttcttgtgaTTTACACACTTACAGTACTGGGGAATATTGGGATGATCCTCCTAATCAAAACTGATTCCCGGCTTCACACACCCATGTATTTCTTCCTGGCTAACCTGTCCTTTGTGGACGTTTGTTACTCAACCACCATCACCCCAAAGATGTTGGCAGATTTGttatcagagaagaaaaacatcTCTTTTGCTGGCTGCTTCCTACAGATGTACTTCTTTATCGCCCTGGCGACAACCGAATGCATCCTCCTTGGGTTAATGGCCTATGACCGGTACGTGGCCATATGTCGCCCGCTGCTTTACTCCTTGATCATGTCCAGGACAGTCTGCCTAAAAATGGCAGCCGGGGCTTTTGCTGCAGGGTTGCTGAACTCCATGGTCAACACTAGCTATGTCAGCAGTTTGCCATTCTGTGGCTCCAATGTCATCCATCATTTCTTCTGCGACAGTCCCCCACTTTTTAAGCTTTCTTGCTCTGACACACACTTGAAGGAAACTATCTTTTCCACTTTTGCTGGTGTGAATATGATCGGGGCTCTGCTTGTCATCCTCACCTCCTACTCTTACGTTCTCGTCTCCATTTTTTCTATGCATTCAGGCGAGGGGAGGCACAGAGCTTTCTCCACGTGTGCCTCTCACCTGACAGCCATAATTCTGTTCTACACCACCTCCATCTATACTTACCTGAGACCTAGCTCCAGCTACTCCCTGAATCCGGACAAAGTGGCTTCTGTATTCTACACAGTGGTGATCCCCATGTTGAATCCTCTGATCTACAGTCTCAGGAATAAGGAAGTAAAGAAGGCTTTAAAGAATGTATTCACCAGGAAAAGAATCCCTTCATTTCTGTGATTGTTTGACTAAAAATCTGAACTAAAGAGCATATTTTAGTTACTTTCAAATTCTAGTTCATGCCTACATTTTTTATtagaatattttctcattaaatacATTCTGCCAATACTCAAATATTTGTATGCAGTTAGGGATAAAGCAAACTACTCAAACTGATAAAAGACCAAGGGACCTTTACTTTATAATCATTCTAAATCTTCACTGAGTTCTCATAATTAGGggcttattttaattatatcttgACTACATGAAGAAAGGGATTAAGTGTTTAGAAACCAAAGCCACAATGTCACATGATACTGTCCATATACAATATTTTGATTatccatttttcatatttttctcatttattatctGTAACAGACTGTTAAATATCACATACAATAGAaacattttgaattaaaatataattcccCTTTTTAGGTGGTCATATTGTTACTTGGCAGGTTGCTTAAATCAAATTTTAAGACTGTAGTGTTAACAGACACTGATTTCTCCACCTTTTCTGTCTCTCCATACAAACCTACATTCATTAAAGTATTCATGTtaatttttacagaaatgaaCTATTAGAAAAGCTACTGTCCTATCAGAATGCATCAATTACAGCTCTTCTTCGTTCTCATTTATTACTCACAAGTTTTTTTTAGCCCCTCTGCTATGGCCTGAATGTTCCCCTTAAAATTTATACATTGAAACTTAATTACCAATGTGATAATATTAACAGGTAGATTCTCTAGGtggtgattaaatcatgaggaTGAAGCCCTCAT
This portion of the Macaca mulatta isolate MMU2019108-1 chromosome 14, T2T-MMU8v2.0, whole genome shotgun sequence genome encodes:
- the LOC707611 gene encoding olfactory receptor 5F1-like, which encodes MTRKNYTSLTEFILLGLADTLELQIILFLFFLVIYTLTVLGNIGMILLIKTDSRLHTPMYFFLANLSFVDVCYSTTITPKMLADLLSEKKNISFAGCFLQMYFFIALATTECILLGLMAYDRYVAICRPLLYSLIMSRTVCLKMAAGAFAAGLLNSMVNTSYVSSLPFCGSNVIHHFFCDSPPLFKLSCSDTHLKETIFSTFAGVNMIGALLVILTSYSYVLVSIFSMHSGEGRHRAFSTCASHLTAIILFYTTSIYTYLRPSSSYSLNPDKVASVFYTVVIPMLNPLIYSLRNKEVKKALKNVFTRKRIPSFL